A window of Castanea sativa cultivar Marrone di Chiusa Pesio chromosome 1, ASM4071231v1 contains these coding sequences:
- the LOC142609877 gene encoding GDSL esterase/lipase At3g27950-like isoform X1, with translation MDSMRVCCVLVLLIVSLVRHPALVVGGGGLRRCDFPAIYNFGDSNSDTGGISAALSEIHAPNGETFFEHPSGRACDGRLIIDFIDFNAAKELKLPYLSAYLDSLGTNFRHGANFATGGSSIRPGGYSPFHLGIQTSQFIRFKSRTTALYNQLSPNSRETPLLKTRLSRPKDFSKAIYTFDIGQNDLGFGFQYTTIEEVRLSIPNILSQWSQAVHLLYKEGARVFWVHNTGPIGCLPYSVIYQSKSGNLDQIGCVKPQNEVAQEFNRQLKDMVFQLRAQLPIAAFTYVDVYSAKYALISNAKNEGFVDPFEFCCGSFYGYHIDCGKKATVNGTIYGNPCHNPSMHISWDGIHYSDAANLWIAKRILNGSLSDPPVSIGEACYHPNHL, from the exons ATGGACTCAATGAGGGTATGCTGTGTGTTGGTGCTATTGATTGTGAGCTTGGTAAGGCATCCAGCATTGgtggtgggtggtggtggtCTAAGAAGATGTGATTTTCCAGCTATATACAACTTTGGGGACTCAAACTCAGACACAGGAGGCATTTCAGCAGCTTTGTCAGAGATTCATGCGCCCAATGGTGAAACCTTCTTTGAACACCCTTCAGGAAGGGCGTGTGATGGTCGACTCATCATTGATTTTATAG ATTTTAATGCAGCTAAGGAGCTGAAGTTACCTTACCTGAGCGCATACTTGGACTCACTTGGTACAAATTTTAGGCATGGTGCAAATTTTGCAACAGGAGGTTCATCAATTCGTCCAGGTGGTTATAGTCCATTCCATCTTGGCATTCAAACATCCCAGTTCATACGATTCAAATCTCGTACAACTGCTCTATATAATCAACTCAGCCCCAACAGTA GAGAGACCCCACTACTTAAAACGAGGCTCTCaaggcctaaggacttctcaaaGGCTATTTACACATTTGATATTGGACAGAACGATCTTGGTTTTGGTTTTCAATACACAACAATAGAAGAAGTTCGACTGTCCATTCCTAATATCTTAAGCCAGTGGTCCCAAGCAGTTCAT CTATTATACAAGGAAGGTGCAAGAGTATTTTGGGTACATAATACTGGCCCAATTGGTTGCTTGCCATATAGTGTTATATACCAATCAAAGTCCGGTAATCTGGACCAGATTGGGTGTGTGAAGCCTCAGAATGAGGTAGCTCAGGAGTTTAACAGGCAGCTTAAGGACATGGTATTTCAGCTGAGGGCACAGCTTCCTATTGCAGCATTTACATATGTTGATGTGTATTCAGCTAAATATGCTCTCATTAGCAATGCAAAGAATGAAG GTTTTGTTGATCCATTTGAGTTCTGCTGTGGGAGTTTCTATGGGTACCATATTGATTGTGGGAAGAAAGCCACCGTTAATGGAACAATATATGGTAACCCATGCCACAATCCATCAATGCACATTAGCTGGGATGGCATACACTACTCTGATGCTGCTAACCTATGGATTGCAAAGAGAATTCTCAATGGTTCCTTATCTGATCCACCAGTTTCAATTGGGGAGGCTTGTTATCATCCAAATCATTTGTAA
- the LOC142609877 gene encoding GDSL esterase/lipase At3g27950-like isoform X2, translating into MDSMRVCCVLVLLIVSLVRHPALVVGGGGLRRCDFPAIYNFGDSNSDTGGISAALSEIHAPNGETFFEHPSGRACDGRLIIDFIAKELKLPYLSAYLDSLGTNFRHGANFATGGSSIRPGGYSPFHLGIQTSQFIRFKSRTTALYNQLSPNSRETPLLKTRLSRPKDFSKAIYTFDIGQNDLGFGFQYTTIEEVRLSIPNILSQWSQAVHLLYKEGARVFWVHNTGPIGCLPYSVIYQSKSGNLDQIGCVKPQNEVAQEFNRQLKDMVFQLRAQLPIAAFTYVDVYSAKYALISNAKNEGFVDPFEFCCGSFYGYHIDCGKKATVNGTIYGNPCHNPSMHISWDGIHYSDAANLWIAKRILNGSLSDPPVSIGEACYHPNHL; encoded by the exons ATGGACTCAATGAGGGTATGCTGTGTGTTGGTGCTATTGATTGTGAGCTTGGTAAGGCATCCAGCATTGgtggtgggtggtggtggtCTAAGAAGATGTGATTTTCCAGCTATATACAACTTTGGGGACTCAAACTCAGACACAGGAGGCATTTCAGCAGCTTTGTCAGAGATTCATGCGCCCAATGGTGAAACCTTCTTTGAACACCCTTCAGGAAGGGCGTGTGATGGTCGACTCATCATTGATTTTATAG CTAAGGAGCTGAAGTTACCTTACCTGAGCGCATACTTGGACTCACTTGGTACAAATTTTAGGCATGGTGCAAATTTTGCAACAGGAGGTTCATCAATTCGTCCAGGTGGTTATAGTCCATTCCATCTTGGCATTCAAACATCCCAGTTCATACGATTCAAATCTCGTACAACTGCTCTATATAATCAACTCAGCCCCAACAGTA GAGAGACCCCACTACTTAAAACGAGGCTCTCaaggcctaaggacttctcaaaGGCTATTTACACATTTGATATTGGACAGAACGATCTTGGTTTTGGTTTTCAATACACAACAATAGAAGAAGTTCGACTGTCCATTCCTAATATCTTAAGCCAGTGGTCCCAAGCAGTTCAT CTATTATACAAGGAAGGTGCAAGAGTATTTTGGGTACATAATACTGGCCCAATTGGTTGCTTGCCATATAGTGTTATATACCAATCAAAGTCCGGTAATCTGGACCAGATTGGGTGTGTGAAGCCTCAGAATGAGGTAGCTCAGGAGTTTAACAGGCAGCTTAAGGACATGGTATTTCAGCTGAGGGCACAGCTTCCTATTGCAGCATTTACATATGTTGATGTGTATTCAGCTAAATATGCTCTCATTAGCAATGCAAAGAATGAAG GTTTTGTTGATCCATTTGAGTTCTGCTGTGGGAGTTTCTATGGGTACCATATTGATTGTGGGAAGAAAGCCACCGTTAATGGAACAATATATGGTAACCCATGCCACAATCCATCAATGCACATTAGCTGGGATGGCATACACTACTCTGATGCTGCTAACCTATGGATTGCAAAGAGAATTCTCAATGGTTCCTTATCTGATCCACCAGTTTCAATTGGGGAGGCTTGTTATCATCCAAATCATTTGTAA